TGGCTGCTGGGGTATCAGAACGACGCCGTGCGCATGCAGCAGACCAGCTGGATGGCGTCCTACAACGCCAACTGGCTCTACGGCACCAGCGGCCGGCCGGCACTGCCCAAGGGTTTCTGGAACGTGGTCGGTACCGATGTGGAGACCGCCATCTGGGACGGGGACAGCTACTGCGGTGGCTACACCCTCAACCTCGGGCTGGAAGTCACCCAGGCGTGGCTCAGCAGCTGCTCCGACGGCTTCCTGGAATGCTCCAGCCAGTCGGCGGCGGGCTACGTGTGGTTCTATGACACCGACTACACCGCCGGCGACGAGCCTCTGAGCCACAACCAGAGCCGCCGCAAGTGCTTCAATCTCGACGTCATTCTGCGCAACGATCTTTGAGGGGGGAACCGCGATGAAACTCAAGCAAGGAAGTCTCCAGCTCGTGTTCGCCGCCGGCCTGGTGCTGGCCCTCACCCTCTCCGCGGGCGCCCAGCCCGCCGGCCAGAGCGGCATCGCTCCGGCGCCGGTGGACCGTCTGCTCACCTCGCCCGGGGACGTAGTCTCCGGCAGCCTGGTCGCACCGCCGGAGTCCGTCGCCGGGCCGGCCATCGCCCGCGATCCGGTGGCCTTCAGCTGGCCGCTGCCGGCGGACCAGGCTCTCACCGAACCGACCCCCTTCGTGGCTCAGAGCCGTGAGTATTGGCGGGTCACCGACGCCCAGGGCCTGGCCGCCGGCGTCGAGTTGCCCATCGCCAGCGCCGGCGCGCTCATCCGCCTCAACCCCGCCGCCGATGCGGCGTGGTCCGAGCAAGTGGCCATCGATCCCAGCCAGCTGGTGATCTCCCGGGGTGGTGAGTCCTTCACCCAAGGGGAGGCCATGGAGCTGCTGGTGAGCGCCGAGCAGATGACCGCCGCCGACGCCCCGTTCCCCGCGGGTACCACCGCCTTCCGACTGAGCAAGGACCTGGGCGCTGGCACCATCACCCTGCAGGCTCCCGGCCTGACCGGGGCCAAGGGCATCTACGTGGTGCACGTGCTCGAGCCCGCCAGCAGCGTGGTGGCCTCGGTTTCGGCGGATCGGGTCAACTACTTCCACGGTGACTCGCTGGCGGTAACCCTGCGGCTCGACGGCGCCAGCGCTGAGAGCGTCCGCGGCGAGGTCATTTCGCCGGCGGGGCGCACCTTCCCGCTGAGCTTCGCTGCCGGCCCCGCCGGTCATCGTGCCCAGCTCGCCCTCGACGCCTTGGAGGCGCCGGCGGAGGGGCTGTGGCAGGCGGAGGTTTGGACCGTCGGCCGCGCCGGCGATCTGGCGGTGGAACGCGCCGCGCGCACCGCCTTCCAGGTCACCGTACCCACCGCCCGCCTGAGCGGCGCGGTGGAGATCGGCGGCAAGAGCGGAGAAGGCTTCCGCAACCTCACCGCCAAGGTCGGGGTGGAGACCGTCGCCGCCGGCCGCTATGAGGTCCGCGGAGTGCTCTACGGCACCGACGCTGCCGGACAGCTGCGCCCCATGGGCACCGCCCATAGCGCGGACTGGCTGGAGGCTGGAGAGGGTACCCTCAAGCTGCGCTTCCATCGCCGGGTCTTCGCCGAGAGCGATTTCGGTGCACCCTTCGAGGTGCGGGATCTGCAACTGCTGGATCAGGGCCGCATGGGACTGCTGGAAGAGCGCCAGCGCGCCTTCGTCGTCAGCCGCTGAGTCATAATGGGCTGGTAGACGCGAAGTCAACCGCTGGCAGCGCACCGCGCGCCAACCGTGTGAGCCGCTATCGCTAAGGAGCGCACTGTGACCTGCAAGCGCTGACTTCCGAGCTCCGGAATGGGATCCTTTCCTGTTCCGGAGCTTTGTTTTTCTGCGGCGTTCTAGTGCCGCGTTCTCGCGCCGCTTTCTTGAGGTACCATGGCCGCCGCACCGGCGTTCCGCCGGCCGCCGCCCCCATCTCTACGCGCCATGAGCCCTCCCACTCCGCATCTGACCGTCGTTGTACCCATGTACAACGAGGCCCGCCGCCTCGCCGGCCCCCTGCAGCGTCTGCGGGATTTCGCAGCTGCGAGCCCGCGACCGGTGGAGTTGCTCTTCGTCGACGACGGCAGCACCGACGGCACGGCGGAGCGGGTGGAGGAGTTTCTGCGCTCCCAGGAAGCCTTGGAGGAGAGTAGCTGGCGCCTGCTGCGCGGTGAGGCGAACCGTGGCAAGGGCCACGCCGTGCGCCGCGGCATGCTCGCGGCCCGGGGGGAGCGGATTCTGTTCACCGACGTCGATCTGTCGACCCCGCTTTCGGACCTCCCCAAGCTCAGTGGTGCCCTCGAAAGTAGCGTCGCGGTGGCCATCGGCTCCCGGGCTCTCGCCCAGTCGGAGATCCTGCGCTCCCAACCCCTCTACCGCAGCCTCGGCGGCAAGGGCGTCAACCTCTTCGTCCGCGCCCTGGCGGTACCAGGCGTCCACGACACCCAATGCGGTTTCAAGCTCTTCACCCGCTCTGCCGCCCAAGAAATCTTCCGCCGCGCTCGCCTGGACGGCTTCTCCTTCGACATCGAGGCTCTCTACCTCGCCCGCTCCCTGGGCTACCGCGTCGCCGAGATCCCGGTGACCTGGAGCGACGTCCCCGGCTCCAAGGTCTCCCCCCTGGCGGACGGCCTGCGTCTGCTGGGGGATCTGGTGCGCATCCGGTGGTGGGGGCTGCGGGGCCGGTACCGAGCCTAGTTACGGCTGCCTACCCGAACCGCGGACGGAAAAGCCTCGCGTTGTCTGTCACCTTTTTTAGAGATTTCCGAGAGGACACGCTTCTCGCGGTTGCCTACCCGAACCGCGGACGGAAAGTCCCCGTGGCGTCTGCCATCTTTCTGCACGGTTTCTGAGAGCGGGGAAGCTCTGCGAGGCTCTTCTGTTGTACAAGAGCCCTGGGAGTGCCGGCATCCTGCCGGCGGGGGGAGGGGGTTCAGCATCCCGAGCCGGCTACAAGCTGGCGCTCCCAGGAGAGCTTGCCAAGGGGCCAACCAGTGGGTCCTGCCTGTGGATGGGGGCGGAGGACCCTCAGCGTTTGGGCTCGGAACCGGGAGTGGGGTAAGGTTCGGGCTTCACCGGAGGTCCTTCCTCTCAAGCACCACTCTCAAGCATCACCCCCAAGCACTGGCCGGAGATTCAGCAGATCATGTCCGAGCTCGACGAACAGATCCAAAATCGGCGCGACAAGCGGCAGGCGTTGCTCGACGCCGGCGTGGCGCCCTATCCCAATTCCTTCACCTACGACCTGGAGCCCTCCGGGGTGCATGGGGCCTACGGCGAGCGCACCGCCGAGGAGCTGGAGGAGGCGGCGCTTTCCTTCACCGTGCCCGGGCGCCTCAAGGCGTTGCGCAAGCACGGCAAGATCTACTTTCTGGACTTGGTGGACGGCAGCGCCAAGCTGCAGGTGCTGGTGCGGCGCAACAAGCTGCCGGAGGATTCGGCGGCGGTGCTGGAGCATTTGGACCTGGGAGACTACGTCGGCGCCCGGGGGCCGCTGCTGCGTTCCCGCACCGGCGAGCTGACGATCTTCGCCGAAGAGCTCACCCTGCTCTCGAAAGCCCTGCGGCCGCTGCCGGAGAAATGGCACGGTCTGAGCGATCAGGAGACTCGCTACCGTCGGCGCTATCTGGACCTGCTGGTCAATCCCGAGTCCCGCAGCGTCTTCGAGGCCCGGGCCAAGATCGTCCAGGGGATTCGGCGGCATCTCGACGCCCACGGCTTCCTGGAGGTAGAGACGCCGATGATGCAGGCCATCGCCGGCGGCGCCACCGCCCGGCCGTTCATTACCCACCACAACGCCTTGGGCCTCGAGCTCTACCTGCGCATCGCGCCGGAGCTCTACCTCAAGCGGCTGCTGGTGGGAGGGCTGCACCGGGTGTACGAGATCAACCGCAACTTCCGCAACGAGGGCATCTCCACCCAGCACAATCCGGAATTCACCATGCTGGAATTCTATTGGGCGTATGCGGATTACAAGATTCTGATGGACTTCACCGAAGAGCTCCTCGTCGATCTGGGCCGCACCGT
Above is a window of Acidobacteriota bacterium DNA encoding:
- a CDS encoding DUF4785 family protein, translating into MKLKQGSLQLVFAAGLVLALTLSAGAQPAGQSGIAPAPVDRLLTSPGDVVSGSLVAPPESVAGPAIARDPVAFSWPLPADQALTEPTPFVAQSREYWRVTDAQGLAAGVELPIASAGALIRLNPAADAAWSEQVAIDPSQLVISRGGESFTQGEAMELLVSAEQMTAADAPFPAGTTAFRLSKDLGAGTITLQAPGLTGAKGIYVVHVLEPASSVVASVSADRVNYFHGDSLAVTLRLDGASAESVRGEVISPAGRTFPLSFAAGPAGHRAQLALDALEAPAEGLWQAEVWTVGRAGDLAVERAARTAFQVTVPTARLSGAVEIGGKSGEGFRNLTAKVGVETVAAGRYEVRGVLYGTDAAGQLRPMGTAHSADWLEAGEGTLKLRFHRRVFAESDFGAPFEVRDLQLLDQGRMGLLEERQRAFVVSR
- a CDS encoding dolichyl-phosphate beta-glucosyltransferase, with translation MAAAPAFRRPPPPSLRAMSPPTPHLTVVVPMYNEARRLAGPLQRLRDFAAASPRPVELLFVDDGSTDGTAERVEEFLRSQEALEESSWRLLRGEANRGKGHAVRRGMLAARGERILFTDVDLSTPLSDLPKLSGALESSVAVAIGSRALAQSEILRSQPLYRSLGGKGVNLFVRALAVPGVHDTQCGFKLFTRSAAQEIFRRARLDGFSFDIEALYLARSLGYRVAEIPVTWSDVPGSKVSPLADGLRLLGDLVRIRWWGLRGRYRA
- the lysS gene encoding lysine--tRNA ligase; the protein is MSELDEQIQNRRDKRQALLDAGVAPYPNSFTYDLEPSGVHGAYGERTAEELEEAALSFTVPGRLKALRKHGKIYFLDLVDGSAKLQVLVRRNKLPEDSAAVLEHLDLGDYVGARGPLLRSRTGELTIFAEELTLLSKALRPLPEKWHGLSDQETRYRRRYLDLLVNPESRSVFEARAKIVQGIRRHLDAHGFLEVETPMMQAIAGGATARPFITHHNALGLELYLRIAPELYLKRLLVGGLHRVYEINRNFRNEGISTQHNPEFTMLEFYWAYADYKILMDFTEELLVDLGRTVAGGETLSWQGEEISLARPWARYTMKQAVAELGGVDAVNLDDLEGLRKELAARQIPEPPGGTYGHCLMTLFEETVEDQLLNPTFITDYPVEVSPLAKQCPDNPSFTERFELYMGGMEIANAFTELNDPDIQAQRFRQQLAAKEAGDDEAHAFDEDYVRALEHGMPPAGGEGIGIDRLTMLLTDSSSIRDVILFPLLKPEAEKPEAEKPANDEPGDGAEAPSNSEAGSEDQ